Below is a genomic region from Vibrio nitrifigilis.
GGACAAAATAAGTAAATCGATGAGGCGCTCTAATAGAGCGCTATTTTGCTTTGTGTTGCAATGCCCGTTGTATTGTGTGATTAGAACTTGAAATAGAACGAAATTTTATGAACGTGAAACATTATTTATCAGTGTCCGCTGCTTTGGTCTGCATGGTGTTTAGCTGTGCGATTGATGCTCACTCTTCAATTGAGCATCAACAACATAATCCGACTTTGTTAGCAGAAACTCAGCGTGCATTAATCAAAATGATGGGAATCAGCCCATTAATGGTTCAATCGCCACGAGATGCTGTTTCGCTACCAATATTCGCCAATTCTGCATTGATTGTGAACAAAACTCTGGGTTTCGATTTCGATGATGGTAGGCGCTCTTTACATTTTGCCACTTTTGTGACCGATAGCCATTACGACGATGTAGTGAGCTTTTATAAGCAGTCGTTACCCAGTTATGCAGAGTTACACAAAAATGGCGATACCTTATTTGTTAAAGTGGCATTAGACGGTGGTACCTATCCCGATGACTACTATCACATTCCCAATATCGATATTTTCCCTACCACATTAGTTGATGGTTCAGATGGAACCATGTTTGTGGTGATGTACCACATGAAAAATAATGCGCGAAAAGATCAAAGTAGCAAAGAATAGTAAGGCTTGAACATGACATCGATAAGCAATTTTCAAATGATCGCTAAGCCCAGTGGTTCAGTTTGTAACATAGACTGCACTTACTGTTTCTATCTAGAAAAAGAAAAACTCTACCCAGATAGAAAGAACCATTGGAAAATGGATGACGAGACCTTAGCAAGTTATATCCAAAAGCAAATACAATCGCAAAAGGGAGAGGTCATCGATTTTATTTGGCAAGGAGGCGAACCGACGCTACTTGGTATTGAGTTTTTTGCCAAAGCACTAGAGTTACAAAATAAATATAAAGGTACAAAGCAAGTACAGAATTTTTTTCAAACTAACACGATTCGTATCGATGATGAATGGGCGAAATTTTTAGGGAAACACCAGTTTCTTGTGGGCGTATCAATCGATGGTGATCGCGAGGTTAATGATAAGTATAGAGTTTCTCGTTCAGGTAAAAGTACATTCGATGATGTGCTACGTGGCATAGAATACCTGAAAAAACATAAAGTTGAGTTTAATACCTTAACGGTTGTTAATGAATTTAATGTACGTAAACCGCTTGAAACGTATCGGTTTCTAAAAAGCATAGGAAGTCAGTTCATGCAGTTTATTCCATTGGTTGAACGTCAGGCTATGGAAGCTGATGAACACGGTTTAACCTTAATCCAACCGGATTTTTCTGGTCAATGTTCTGTAACACCTTGGTCTGTTCCTGCTAAAGCTTATGGCAGTTTTCTCAACACAATTTTTGATTATTGGGTTGTGAATGACTTTAATCGTGTATTTGTTATGAATTTCGAACAAACAATGTCACAAATGATCGGCCGCTCTTCTGCTTGTGTTTTTAGTGAAACGTGTGGCGGCGATTTGGTTATGGAAGCAAATGGAGATGTGTATTCTTGCGACCATTTCGTGTACCCAGAACATAAGTTAGGCAACGTGAATGAGGATGAGCTTGATGCCTTGGTGAATTCTCCACAAAATCTGCATTTTGGTGAAAGTAAGAAGAGAAATATCAGTCGAGATTGTCTTGATTGTCCTGTGAAGCAAGTATGCAACGGGGGATGCCCGAAACATCGATTTCAAGTGTCGAGTGATGGTAAGCCAAACAAAAACTATCTGTGCGAAGGGTTTAAAACGCATTTTATGCATGTTATCCCCAAAATGGTTGGCATGTTTGAATTGATGGAACGACAACTGACGCCAAAACAGCTCAAAGGGGCGATGAAAAAGCGTTTCTATTAGTTGCTAACAGTATCATTTGATAGCTTACTTTTTTGTGAGGGGGATGGGAGGGGGATAGACAATTTCAATATTACCCTTATGCTACTAATTGACCAACATTGTCAGTGGCTTATCTTCAGGCGTTACGCTTTGTTATTAGCGGTATATCATTAAGTTGCGTTACTACATCTTGCTGCTATTCTGATTAAGTAGTGACATATTTAACACGATGTTTTCTAGTACCGTCGAATATATTGAAGAGGCGATATGTTTTTTAAAAAACGGAAAAGTAGTGCTGAAGAAGGTTTAGAAGAAGAACTCTATGCTTTAAAGCAAGTACACGACAGCTTATGCGAAGATATGTTGAGTTTGACCTTGGAGCCGAATGGCGCCATCTCATCCATCAATGCCAATTTTGAAGAGCAGCTTGGAGTCAGTAAAAGCGTTTTAGTCGGCAAGCCTTTGACGTCTATAGTGCCGAAAGAGGCACAAAATACCCAGCACTTCTCAAGAATGAAAACGGCAATAGAATCAGCAAAACATTGGCATGGCGCGATTGAAACAACGAATGGTCAAGGTGAAGATGTCTGGCTAAGGGCAATTATTCAACCAGTGAAATCACGGGATAAAAAGTTGCTGCGCTTTAGTGTCTTTGCCAATGAGTTAACCAACACCATTCAAACGTCGCGTGAGAAGCAGGATTTAATCAACGGGCTGAACCGTTCAACCGCCGTGATTGAATTTTCGCTAGATGGCACAATATTGACTGCCAATGATAATTTCCTTAATGGTGTTCACTACAAGCTCAGTGATATTAAGGGAAAACACCACCGTATCTTTTGTACGTCAGAAGAAGCGAATTCAAATGAATACGCCAAGTTTTGGGAGAAGCTTGGCCGAGGCGAGTATGTTTCCGGCCGTTTTAAGCGTGTTGACCGTAATGGTAATATCGTTTGGTTAGAAGCATCGTATAACCCTATTCATGATGAACATGGGCGGCTATATAAGGTCGTGAAATACGCCACCGTGATTACTGATGAAATCAATAAAGAACAAGCGGTGAATGAAGCTGCGCAATTGGCCAGTGAAGTGTCCAGTGAAACCCGTGCCCAAACGGCTACTGGGAGAAAAGTGATTGAGTCGACTATCTCGAATATGAATGATTTGTCCGCTAAAATGGATAAGGCAAGTCATGACATTAATGCTCTCAATGAACATTCTCAAAAAATTAATGAGTTAGTTAACAGCATCCGCGGTATTGCGGATCAAACCAATTTGCTAGCGTTAAACGCTGCCATTGAAGCCGCGCGCGCGGGTGAGCAGGGGAGAGGGTTTGCCGTCGTGGCTGATGAAGTAAGACAATTAGCTGCGCGGACGAATGCCACAACTGTTGATATCGTGGCAATGGTATCGGAAAACTTATCGCAAATTAAAGATACCGTGGGCCTGATTGAAGATTGCCAAACTCAAACTAAGGAATCGTTGAAATCAGCTATTAACGCTGGTGATGTGATTCAAGATATTGAAGCAGGCGCTAATAAAATTGATCAAGCAATTAGTCAGCTAAATAGTGGCCATTAAGAGAACATAGCGACTGTCCCTGTATTTTTATCTTAAGGATATGGGGGCAGGCCTTAACTGAGTGAGTAAATCTAGCAAGTTGAGCAGGCTCAATATCAACGCCAGACTTGCAGCCCGTAGTAACCGAGTAGTTCAGTATAGCGTTTGAGCTTTTCAACGTCATTTTCCATCAGTGATTGGTACAAGCACTGATTGATTTGCGCGATGATAGCCACTTCATTTTCTGGACGACCAAAATCTAGCGAGTCATACTGCTTTTCGTTAAATTCTATTATGTGTTGATAATCGACATCGCTGCTCGTGACGTTAAATGTCGTTCGACGATCCTTATCTACCATACGTTTTGCTCCATGCCGATGTTGTACCAAATTCTCGTGTTTCATGTCCTTTAAATCTAGCACTAAATGGTTAGATGTGTATTAAATTTTCATGGCATTTAGGATTGGCTTTATGAATGAGTAACATAGAAAAAGAAATAATTGTTAGCAGTTATTTCAGCTTCGTCATCGGAGGATCGTTGGCCCAAATAACACGGTTACGACCTTGCTGCTTCGCTGAGTAGAGTGCATGATCTGCCGCATCAATGTGTTGCTCCATGGTTAGGTTTTGGGCAGGAGTAATAAAATGGGCACCCATACTCATCGTAATATGGATGCTGTGTTGACCATAGTTGATAACCTTATCCGCAATCGTCAACCGTATGTGATTGAGTAATTCTGTGACAACAGCTTGATCATCATTTTTAATCAAGAATGCAAATTCTTCTCCACCGAGGCGAGCAATAATGTCATCGGTACGTAACTCATTTGAGAGTTGGTAGGCAATACTTTTTAATACTTCATCACCCGCGATATGACCATATTGATCATTGACTTGCTTGAAGTGGTCTATGTCTAAAATAACGATGACATAAACCTCTCCGGTCGACGTTAATTTGTCAAAATAATCGCGAAACGCTCGGCGATTTAAGAGTCCGGTTAGTGGGTCGGTCATTGCCATGTTTTTTAATTGCTGTTCCGCTTTAAAGCGAGCGTCTTCAAGATCTACCGAGTAGTAAAGCGCGGCGAGCGCGTCAGTAAGAGGTTGAAGTAATTGTGAATCCTTAGTGGTGTAGTCATCAATTTTATTAGCTAAACCTATCATGCCAACCACTTGCGAACCGAGTTTAATAGGGAGCCCCATAAATCGAAAAATTTTAGGATGACCTTTGGGTGTCCCTTTTGATGATGGGTGTGTTGAGGGTTGGTTACTGATGACCATCCTTTCTTTCGTAATCACACTGCCAAAGAGATTATCAAAACTGGTAAAATAAAGCGCTCTATTGTGATACATATCCACCAAGGTTCTCGTCGCTTCATTCCATGAGAGCTCAGTAATTGCGTGAATATAAAGAGCATCTCGGTTGTCTTTTTTCTTCATTTGCGCAATGAAAGCAAATTTACTGTCTGCAATTTCTGTCAGCTCAGGCAGTACTTGCCTGCATGCTTCTGACAAATCATGGTGCTGTAGATAGATACTCATTGCCTTATTAATGAAACTAAGTAATTGCCGTTGTTTATCCTGCAATAGCTCGGTTTCTTTTTTTTCTGTGATGTCGCGATGGATTCCTGCCACCCTTAATACGTGACCTTCTTCATCACGCTCAATGGTTTTTCCGTAGGTTTCAAACCATATCCAATGGCCATCACTGTGTTTGACACGGTAGATGATCATTAGGCTCTCGGAATCACCTTCGAGATGTTGGGTGTAGGCTGATTCTACTGCACTACGATCGGCGGGATGAATTAGGCCGCGCCAGTAGTGCCTGCTACTATCAAACAGTTCCATATCTACGCCAATCATACGGCAGCTATATTGGTTGACTTTGTTAATATCATGCACAACATCATAATCCCATGTACCTAAGTCTGAGGCTTCAAGCAGAATGCGCATTTGTTGATTCGTCTGTTTGAGTTTTTGTTCGACAGACCGATTCATTGTGTTATCAATAAGTAGCGCGTGTACTGAGTCGAGTTCTCCTGTTTGATCAAAGAAGGCTTGGGAAATCATCTTGATCCAAAATCGTTCGCCGTGTCGATTTTTTATTTGAAATTGAGCATCGGCATTTTGCACACCAGCGCGGTGATTGCTCATCAAAAATGTAAATTCATTCAGGCTATTGGGATCGATATAATCTTCAAAAATTTCTTGTCTCTGGACTAAAGGTTCGAGGGATAGACCAAATAATTGAGTGAGGTTAGTAGAAGCAAATGTGAGGTTTAATCCCTCGAAATTTTTCCACGTCATAAGGACGGCTGGAGATTGCTCAATAAGTTGGTGCTCATGGGCCGATTGGGTTTGTTGACGAACGAGATCAAGGTAGGTTGAAATATGAGAGCTGAGCTTAGTCAGAGATTGAATCTGCTCAGAACTTAAGGTTCTTGGTTTGGTATCAACCACGCAGACTGCGCCGATGGCGACGTTTTGTAGCCTCAAGGGAATGCCAGCATAAAACCGGATGAAGGGGGATCCTATGACCATTGGATTGCTAGAAAACAGTCGATCTTTTTCAGCATTTTCGACTAACACAATATCGTCGTTTTCGACCACTTGATTACAAAATGCTTCTACTCTGTCGGTACTCTCGAAATGGATGCCATAGCGCGCTTTAAAAACTTGAGTGTATTCTCCAATGATGGATACGTAAGCAATTGGCATGTCAAGGAAATGGGCAGTAGATTCGATGAGATTGTTCATGCTTGGATCATCGCCACTACTCTGTAAACTGTAATCGTTAATGATGGTTAGACGTTGTGTTTCATCCATAGTGCTCCCTTCCTTCGCCATCGTTAGCGAATGTTAGAATCTCATTGTTGTTATTATTCCAGTTGATAATTCAATGAGGTGGTATCAATCAGCAATCTATAGAGTATAGTCAACGGAATGTTATTCAGGTTGTTTCAAAAAGAAGGATGAGGAAAATAGTTATTTTATACGGAAGGCTGGTACTGGTGGGATTGACTATCATAAAGCACTGCCGTAACAGTGCATTAAGATGACAGAATGGGGGAGTAAATTTATAGAGCAATCATCACATGTTTGGTGACTAGGTAGTCATCAATGGCTTCTGCAGAAAGATCTTTACCAAACCCTGATTGCTTAAATCCACCATGGGGGGTTTCCGAAGAAAGGGGTAAATGGTCGTTAACCCATACGGTACCAAAGACTAAGTCACGCGAAAAACGCATCGCACGTTGAATATCTTTCGTAAATACAGAAGAGGCTAACCCATATTTAACGTCATTGGCCATCGTTAAGGCTTCGTCGTCCGTTTTGAAGCTTTGAATCGTCACCACTGGGCCAAAAATCTCTTCTTGAACGACTTCTGAATCTTGTTTGACGTTGTCTAATAAAGTCGGTGCATAGTAATAGCCACTGCGTTCAGGAATATATCCACCAATAAGTACGTTGGCACCAGCTTGTTGTGCACGTTCGACAAAGCCTGACACTGCTTGTTGTTGTGGTTGAGAAATCATCGAACCAATCATGGTATCGGTATCAAAAGGATTGCCAATGGTAAAATCTTTGGTCGCTTGAATGAGCGCATCAACGGTTTGATCGTAAATCGACTCATGGACCAATATTCGTGTTGCGGCGGTACAGTCTTGCCCGGAATTAAGAAATCCACCAATGGCTGCTTTTTCTGCGGCTTGTTTAATATCAGCATCATCGAAAATAATCAGTGGTGCTTTCCCGCCGAGTTCTAAATGGACGCGTTTCAATGTATCGGCAGCTGATTTCATAATTGCTTTGCCTGTGCGACTTGAGCCAGTTAGGCTCACCATCTGTACATCGGGGTGAGATGTCAGTGCAGCACCGGTATCATTATCACCGCTTAGAATGTTCAGCACGCCATCAGGCAGTCCGGCTTCTTTCGCGATAGCACCTAACAGTAACGACGTACGTGGTGTGGTTGGTGCGGGTTTCAAAATCGAGCTGCATCCAGCCGCCAGTGCTGGGCCAATTTTCCAAATTGCCATTAAGAAAGGGTAGTTCCATGGCGCGATGCCCACTGCAACACCACATGGTTCCTTGCGCAGAATCGAACTATAACCAGGGGTATAATCAGCGCTGCCTGACCCTTTGACATTGCGAGCCGCAGAAGCAAAAAATCGCAGGTTATCGATTGCAAATGGAATATCGCTGCCCAGCGAAACCAGGTCATAGGGCTTACCAGTATCTTCTGATTCAATCCGGGCAAACTCTTCACAGCGGGCTTCTATTAAATCCGCCATTTTGGCTAAAACAGCGGCACGTTCTGCAGGTGTTTTTTTTGACCAACGTCCATCCTCAAATGCCGCTTTTGCAGTAGATACCGCCATATTCACTTCATCGTTTCCAGCATTGGGTACGGTATCAATGATTTCTCCTGTTGCTGGGTTTTCAACGTTAAGTACGGCACCGTTACGCGCATCACACGCTTCACCGTTAATCCATAGTTGGTATTTCATGTTCCATTCCTTGCATCGGGTGCAGAGCATCGACGCTCTGCTTATAAATTGTAGGTAAGCTGTCGATAATGGATGCCCCTCAAACCAAGCGTTGAGAGGCAAATAAGTTAAGCGTAGGCATAGCCCAACATTAAAAAGGCGATAATTGCGCAGATAGCACCTAGCAACGCATACGGGAATTGAGAAAAAGCGTGTGACATAGGTGAACAGCCAGAGCCTTGTGCGGCCAAAATGGATGAGTCGCTAAAGAAACAGGCGTGGCTACCGAAAGAGGATGCCGACAAAATAGCGCCTACGACCAATGGCATGTGTACGTCTAGGTGCTGAGCGACTGGAATAACGATAGGAATCGCGATAACAAATACGCCCCAGCTCGATGCAGTGCCAAACACAATTAATGCTAATACGACGAATACAATGGCTGGATAAGTCGCTTGGCTTAGGTAAGGTGTTACCGAATCAATGATGTATTGGGTCATACCCAAGGAATCGTTGATGTCTTTTAAGATAAATCCACCAATAACGGTTGATAGGGGATACAGCATGCTGTGAAAGCCCTCAAATAGTGCATCTATTTGTTCGTTGATGGAGAGTAGGCCTTGAAAATAGAAGAGCAATGTAGTGACAGTAAAGGTAATAATAACGCCTTTTAACAGGTCGATATCATAATAGACGGTCGACAGGATTAACAATGCAACTGGGAAAAAGAAATTGAACAACTGAGCTTTCATGCTGAGTTGTCTTTTGGCTTTGGATTTGTTGATTAACTCTTCCCCTTCATAATCAGGAGGAACTGGGCGGCCACTCTTGGCACGTAATTCCGCTTTTTTCATGGGGCCAACATCACCGATAATGCCGGCAGCAACAAGAAACGCAATCAGCAATGCAATCCACGCATACATCATGAAGGGAATGGAAGAAACATACAGGCTCATGCCTTGGCTTTTGCCCGCTACGCCATTATTTTCTAATAGACCAGAGAAGAAGACTGCCCAAGTTGAAATTGGAACAATGACACACATTGGTGCCGCTGCTGAATCGATAAGATAAGCAATTTTTTCACGCGACACTTGGTAGTAATCCGTTAGCTTTTTCACGGAAGAAGACACTGCGAGGCAGCTTAAGTAGTCGTCAATAAAAACGATGGCGCCTAGGATGACCGTCGCCATAGTGGATTGCCGACGTGATTTTATTTTAGTTTTCAACCATTCAGTAAATCCATCAAGGCAACTGCTGATTTCTAAAATACGGATGAAACCGCCCATCAAACCACACACCAATACCACCCAAACGATGGTTTCATCACCAACGACCTTGGAAATGGTATCGGTAAATGGGGTGATAAAGTTATTTGGGCTCATCATGATTAAACCCGCAGCAGACCCTGCCATCATCGACTCAAAAGGTCGGCGTGTCACAATCGCCATAACGAGTACAGCAAGGGTGGGGAGAATGGATTTCCATCCCCAAGCTTCGTCACCTGTGTGTGTCATCGAAAGTAAAAAGAAGGCGGCAAATATCGCTATTGTGACGATAATGCTGGTAATTTTCTTATTGTTCCAAAGCTTGGCTGTTTGGGTTGTCTGAATAGATAAGTCTTCTATGGTCTTATCTATATAGACTGGTTTCATTGAACTGTTGATTTCTGACATAAATAAATTTCCTTATAAATTTAAATAAATCCTTATATTTAAAAATCTTATGCGGC
It encodes:
- a CDS encoding aminobutyraldehyde dehydrogenase, translating into MKYQLWINGEACDARNGAVLNVENPATGEIIDTVPNAGNDEVNMAVSTAKAAFEDGRWSKKTPAERAAVLAKMADLIEARCEEFARIESEDTGKPYDLVSLGSDIPFAIDNLRFFASAARNVKGSGSADYTPGYSSILRKEPCGVAVGIAPWNYPFLMAIWKIGPALAAGCSSILKPAPTTPRTSLLLGAIAKEAGLPDGVLNILSGDNDTGAALTSHPDVQMVSLTGSSRTGKAIMKSAADTLKRVHLELGGKAPLIIFDDADIKQAAEKAAIGGFLNSGQDCTAATRILVHESIYDQTVDALIQATKDFTIGNPFDTDTMIGSMISQPQQQAVSGFVERAQQAGANVLIGGYIPERSGYYYAPTLLDNVKQDSEVVQEEIFGPVVTIQSFKTDDEALTMANDVKYGLASSVFTKDIQRAMRFSRDLVFGTVWVNDHLPLSSETPHGGFKQSGFGKDLSAEAIDDYLVTKHVMIAL
- a CDS encoding anaerobic sulfatase maturase; translated protein: MTSISNFQMIAKPSGSVCNIDCTYCFYLEKEKLYPDRKNHWKMDDETLASYIQKQIQSQKGEVIDFIWQGGEPTLLGIEFFAKALELQNKYKGTKQVQNFFQTNTIRIDDEWAKFLGKHQFLVGVSIDGDREVNDKYRVSRSGKSTFDDVLRGIEYLKKHKVEFNTLTVVNEFNVRKPLETYRFLKSIGSQFMQFIPLVERQAMEADEHGLTLIQPDFSGQCSVTPWSVPAKAYGSFLNTIFDYWVVNDFNRVFVMNFEQTMSQMIGRSSACVFSETCGGDLVMEANGDVYSCDHFVYPEHKLGNVNEDELDALVNSPQNLHFGESKKRNISRDCLDCPVKQVCNGGCPKHRFQVSSDGKPNKNYLCEGFKTHFMHVIPKMVGMFELMERQLTPKQLKGAMKKRFY
- a CDS encoding Na+/H+ antiporter NhaC family protein encodes the protein MSEINSSMKPVYIDKTIEDLSIQTTQTAKLWNNKKITSIIVTIAIFAAFFLLSMTHTGDEAWGWKSILPTLAVLVMAIVTRRPFESMMAGSAAGLIMMSPNNFITPFTDTISKVVGDETIVWVVLVCGLMGGFIRILEISSCLDGFTEWLKTKIKSRRQSTMATVILGAIVFIDDYLSCLAVSSSVKKLTDYYQVSREKIAYLIDSAAAPMCVIVPISTWAVFFSGLLENNGVAGKSQGMSLYVSSIPFMMYAWIALLIAFLVAAGIIGDVGPMKKAELRAKSGRPVPPDYEGEELINKSKAKRQLSMKAQLFNFFFPVALLILSTVYYDIDLLKGVIITFTVTTLLFYFQGLLSINEQIDALFEGFHSMLYPLSTVIGGFILKDINDSLGMTQYIIDSVTPYLSQATYPAIVFVVLALIVFGTASSWGVFVIAIPIVIPVAQHLDVHMPLVVGAILSASSFGSHACFFSDSSILAAQGSGCSPMSHAFSQFPYALLGAICAIIAFLMLGYAYA
- a CDS encoding methyl-accepting chemotaxis protein — encoded protein: MFFKKRKSSAEEGLEEELYALKQVHDSLCEDMLSLTLEPNGAISSINANFEEQLGVSKSVLVGKPLTSIVPKEAQNTQHFSRMKTAIESAKHWHGAIETTNGQGEDVWLRAIIQPVKSRDKKLLRFSVFANELTNTIQTSREKQDLINGLNRSTAVIEFSLDGTILTANDNFLNGVHYKLSDIKGKHHRIFCTSEEANSNEYAKFWEKLGRGEYVSGRFKRVDRNGNIVWLEASYNPIHDEHGRLYKVVKYATVITDEINKEQAVNEAAQLASEVSSETRAQTATGRKVIESTISNMNDLSAKMDKASHDINALNEHSQKINELVNSIRGIADQTNLLALNAAIEAARAGEQGRGFAVVADEVRQLAARTNATTVDIVAMVSENLSQIKDTVGLIEDCQTQTKESLKSAINAGDVIQDIEAGANKIDQAISQLNSGH
- a CDS encoding sensor domain-containing diguanylate cyclase, with translation MDETQRLTIINDYSLQSSGDDPSMNNLIESTAHFLDMPIAYVSIIGEYTQVFKARYGIHFESTDRVEAFCNQVVENDDIVLVENAEKDRLFSSNPMVIGSPFIRFYAGIPLRLQNVAIGAVCVVDTKPRTLSSEQIQSLTKLSSHISTYLDLVRQQTQSAHEHQLIEQSPAVLMTWKNFEGLNLTFASTNLTQLFGLSLEPLVQRQEIFEDYIDPNSLNEFTFLMSNHRAGVQNADAQFQIKNRHGERFWIKMISQAFFDQTGELDSVHALLIDNTMNRSVEQKLKQTNQQMRILLEASDLGTWDYDVVHDINKVNQYSCRMIGVDMELFDSSRHYWRGLIHPADRSAVESAYTQHLEGDSESLMIIYRVKHSDGHWIWFETYGKTIERDEEGHVLRVAGIHRDITEKKETELLQDKQRQLLSFINKAMSIYLQHHDLSEACRQVLPELTEIADSKFAFIAQMKKKDNRDALYIHAITELSWNEATRTLVDMYHNRALYFTSFDNLFGSVITKERMVISNQPSTHPSSKGTPKGHPKIFRFMGLPIKLGSQVVGMIGLANKIDDYTTKDSQLLQPLTDALAALYYSVDLEDARFKAEQQLKNMAMTDPLTGLLNRRAFRDYFDKLTSTGEVYVIVILDIDHFKQVNDQYGHIAGDEVLKSIAYQLSNELRTDDIIARLGGEEFAFLIKNDDQAVVTELLNHIRLTIADKVINYGQHSIHITMSMGAHFITPAQNLTMEQHIDAADHALYSAKQQGRNRVIWANDPPMTKLK